The Nitratidesulfovibrio sp. SRB-5 genome includes a window with the following:
- a CDS encoding cobyrinate a,c-diamide synthase → MNLPRIVIAGLSGGSGKTLVSLGVVRALARSGLAIKPCKKGPDYIDAWWLALAAGHPATNLDPYFLDADRLRSLFWTRCGLAGEGSTRDAALARVRHGQTGLPGPAAAPPCPARPAHPARLACLADQPGPFDMAVIEGNRGLFDGRDLSGSCSTAELARILGAPVVVVMDCTKMTRTAAAIVSGLRHFEQGVHIAGVILNRTAGPRHRSVLRETIEHYTDVPVLGVLPKIAANPIPERHMGLVSGMEHEECVAGLDKVADIMAEHVDLHRLRQVACAAPPPQGPVADLWSLLPGAETTALDDAEQRDGGQCDVVPGDVVPGDATLAGTAPDGTAPHATAPVPPRIGYVHDAALWFYYEENLLALRHAGAELVRLSLLDGADWPQLDGLYLGGGFPETLAARLSANRPALDRLRGLSESGLPIYAECGGFMVLGRSIVMDGTEHPMADIFPVRTVFHAKPQGLGYVDAATVLENPFHPVGTTFRGHEFHYSRCVPCDAAAGTPAPLAVPSALRLTAQSGHVTGMGDGRDGLLLRNTMAAYTHIFAPAVPHWAPAMVRAARAFRSGRPPSSSAI, encoded by the coding sequence ATGAATCTTCCGCGCATCGTCATCGCCGGGCTTTCCGGCGGCTCGGGCAAGACGCTGGTATCACTCGGCGTGGTGCGCGCCCTTGCGCGCTCGGGTCTTGCGATAAAGCCCTGCAAGAAGGGACCGGATTACATCGACGCATGGTGGCTGGCCCTGGCCGCCGGGCACCCCGCCACCAACCTGGACCCCTACTTTCTCGATGCGGACAGGCTGCGTTCACTGTTCTGGACCCGATGCGGTCTGGCGGGTGAAGGCAGCACAAGGGATGCGGCGCTCGCCAGGGTGAGGCACGGACAAACCGGCCTGCCCGGCCCGGCGGCTGCCCCGCCTTGCCCGGCGCGTCCGGCGCATCCGGCGCGTCTGGCGTGTCTGGCAGACCAGCCTGGTCCATTCGACATGGCCGTCATCGAAGGCAACCGGGGGCTGTTCGACGGGCGCGACCTGTCCGGCAGTTGTTCCACGGCGGAACTGGCGCGCATCCTTGGCGCCCCGGTGGTCGTGGTCATGGACTGCACCAAGATGACCCGCACCGCTGCGGCCATCGTGTCCGGCCTGCGTCACTTCGAGCAGGGCGTGCACATCGCCGGGGTAATCCTGAACCGCACGGCGGGGCCGCGTCACCGCAGCGTGCTGCGCGAAACCATCGAACACTACACCGACGTGCCGGTGCTGGGCGTATTGCCCAAGATCGCCGCCAACCCCATTCCCGAACGGCACATGGGCCTCGTTTCCGGCATGGAGCACGAGGAATGCGTTGCCGGGCTGGACAAGGTGGCGGACATCATGGCCGAGCACGTGGATCTGCACCGCCTGCGTCAGGTGGCGTGCGCAGCCCCGCCGCCGCAAGGTCCGGTGGCCGACCTGTGGTCGTTGCTGCCCGGTGCGGAGACCACCGCTCTTGATGATGCAGAGCAACGCGACGGCGGACAATGTGATGTTGTTCCGGGTGATGTTGTTCCGGGTGATGCGACTCTGGCTGGCACCGCTCCGGACGGTACCGCTCCCCACGCGACGGCCCCCGTCCCCCCGCGCATCGGCTACGTGCATGATGCGGCCCTGTGGTTCTACTACGAGGAAAACCTGCTGGCCCTGCGTCATGCCGGGGCCGAACTGGTACGCCTTTCCCTGCTTGACGGCGCGGACTGGCCGCAGTTGGACGGCCTGTACCTTGGCGGCGGCTTTCCGGAAACCCTTGCCGCCCGGCTGTCCGCCAATCGTCCGGCCCTGGACCGGCTGCGCGGACTGTCGGAGTCGGGCCTGCCCATCTACGCGGAATGCGGCGGCTTCATGGTGCTGGGCCGGTCCATCGTCATGGACGGCACCGAACACCCCATGGCGGACATCTTTCCCGTGCGCACCGTGTTCCATGCAAAGCCTCAGGGGCTTGGCTACGTTGACGCCGCCACCGTACTGGAAAACCCCTTCCATCCCGTGGGCACGACCTTTCGCGGGCACGAGTTCCACTATTCGCGGTGCGTGCCCTGTGACGCCGCAGCCGGAACACCCGCCCCCCTCGCCGTGCCCAGCGCACTGCGCCTCACGGCCCAGTCCGGCCACGTCACCGGCATGGGCGATGGCCGCGACGGCCTGCTGCTTCGCAACACCATGGCCGCCTACACCCACATCTTCGCGCCCGCCGTCCCCCACTGGGCCCCCGCCATGGTCCGTGCCGCGCGCGCCTTCAGGTCCGGCCGTCCCCCCTCGTCCAGCGCCATCTAG
- the dsrB gene encoding dissimilatory-type sulfite reductase subunit beta gives MAFISSGYNPEKPMANRITDIGPRKHDSFFPPFIAKNFGKWLYHEILEPGVLVHVAESGDKVYTVRVGAARLMSITHIREMCDIADKHCGGFLRFTTRNNVEFMVDTEAALKALKEDLASRKFAGGSYKFPIGGTGAGVSNIVHTQGWVHCHTPATDASGPVKAIMDEVFADFQSMRLPAPVRISLACCINMCGAVHCSDIGVVGIHRKPPMIDHEWTDQLCEIPLAVSACPTAAVRPTKMEIGDKKVNSIAIKNDRCMYCGNCYTMCPALPISDGEGDGCVIMVGGKVSNRISMPKFSKVVVAYIPNEMPRWPTLTAQIKHIIEVYAANANKYERLGEWAERIGWESFFKLTGLEFTHHLIDDFRDPAYYTWRQSTQFKF, from the coding sequence ATGGCATTCATCTCTTCCGGGTACAATCCCGAAAAGCCGATGGCAAACCGTATCACGGACATCGGCCCCCGCAAGCACGACTCCTTCTTCCCCCCGTTCATCGCGAAGAACTTCGGGAAGTGGCTGTACCATGAAATCCTGGAACCCGGCGTGCTGGTGCACGTCGCCGAATCCGGCGACAAGGTGTACACCGTGCGCGTTGGCGCTGCCCGTCTGATGTCGATCACCCACATCCGCGAGATGTGCGACATCGCCGACAAGCACTGCGGCGGCTTCCTGCGTTTCACCACCCGCAACAACGTCGAGTTCATGGTCGACACCGAAGCGGCCCTGAAGGCGCTGAAGGAAGACCTGGCCTCGCGCAAGTTCGCCGGCGGTTCCTACAAGTTCCCCATCGGCGGCACCGGCGCCGGTGTGTCCAACATCGTGCACACCCAGGGCTGGGTGCACTGCCACACCCCCGCCACCGACGCTTCCGGCCCGGTCAAGGCGATCATGGATGAAGTCTTCGCCGACTTCCAGTCCATGCGTCTGCCCGCCCCGGTCCGCATCTCGCTGGCCTGCTGCATCAACATGTGCGGCGCCGTGCACTGCTCCGACATCGGCGTGGTGGGCATCCACCGCAAGCCCCCGATGATCGACCACGAATGGACCGACCAGCTGTGCGAAATCCCGCTGGCCGTTTCCGCCTGCCCCACTGCCGCCGTGCGTCCCACCAAGATGGAAATCGGCGACAAGAAGGTCAACTCCATCGCCATCAAGAACGACCGCTGCATGTACTGCGGTAACTGCTACACCATGTGCCCCGCCCTGCCCATCTCCGATGGCGAAGGCGACGGCTGCGTGATCATGGTGGGCGGCAAGGTTTCCAACCGCATCTCCATGCCCAAGTTCTCGAAGGTCGTCGTGGCCTACATCCCGAACGAAATGCCGCGCTGGCCCACACTGACCGCGCAGATCAAGCACATCATCGAGGTGTACGCCGCCAACGCGAACAAGTACGAGCGTCTGGGCGAATGGGCCGAACGCATCGGTTGGGAAAGCTTCTTCAAGCTGACCGGCCTTGAGTTCACCCACCACCTCATCGACGACTTCCGCGATCCGGCCTACTACACCTGGCGTCAGAGCACCCAGTTCAAGTTCTAA
- a CDS encoding dissimilatory sulfite reductase D family protein, which yields MEEAKNKVVEFLQSKAGSKSKFYFNDFLDLFPDKGPRDVKKILTALVNAEVLEYWSSGSTTMYGLKGAGKQAGAEGE from the coding sequence ATGGAAGAAGCCAAGAACAAGGTCGTGGAATTCCTGCAATCCAAGGCCGGCTCGAAGAGCAAGTTCTACTTCAACGACTTTCTCGACCTGTTCCCCGACAAGGGCCCGCGCGACGTGAAGAAGATCCTCACCGCGCTGGTGAACGCCGAAGTTCTGGAATACTGGTCCTCCGGCAGCACCACCATGTACGGCCTCAAGGGCGCCGGCAAGCAGGCCGGGGCCGAGGGCGAATAG
- a CDS encoding septal ring lytic transglycosylase RlpA family protein, with product MSHLRPCQTCSPRSAPSRLIVPTVLLLLAALLMAGCGSGPRRISTPPSDQSVKYPKGEPQGPRAKPYTVLGKTYHPLLSAHGFSEEGIASWYGKDFHGRKTANGEIYDMYGLTAAHKLLPFNTVVKVTNLQSGRSTTVRVNDRGPFVGDRIIDLTNTAANQIGMLGPGTARVRVETVGDVPGLQDGDMTGRFYVQVGAFSNKDNANRLVTRLQGQGWNARMYWADMVRFWRVQVGPWGTLSEAERMREKLKGDFAVNFVVAD from the coding sequence ATGTCGCACCTTCGCCCCTGCCAGACCTGTTCCCCCCGTTCCGCGCCGTCCCGCCTCATTGTGCCCACTGTGTTGCTGCTGCTTGCCGCGCTGCTGATGGCGGGCTGCGGCTCCGGACCGCGCCGCATTTCCACGCCGCCGTCGGACCAGTCCGTGAAGTATCCCAAGGGCGAGCCCCAGGGGCCGCGCGCCAAGCCGTACACGGTGCTGGGCAAGACCTACCATCCGCTGCTTTCGGCGCACGGTTTTTCGGAAGAGGGCATCGCCTCCTGGTACGGCAAGGATTTTCACGGCCGCAAGACCGCCAACGGCGAAATCTACGACATGTACGGGCTGACCGCCGCGCACAAGCTGCTGCCGTTCAACACCGTGGTCAAGGTGACCAACCTGCAGAGTGGCCGGTCCACCACCGTGCGCGTCAACGACCGGGGCCCCTTCGTGGGCGACCGGATCATCGACCTGACCAATACCGCCGCCAACCAGATCGGCATGCTGGGCCCCGGCACCGCGCGGGTGCGCGTGGAAACCGTGGGCGACGTGCCCGGCCTGCAGGACGGCGACATGACGGGCCGCTTCTACGTGCAGGTGGGGGCCTTCTCCAACAAGGACAACGCCAACCGCCTGGTGACCCGCCTGCAAGGGCAGGGCTGGAACGCCCGGATGTACTGGGCCGACATGGTCCGGTTCTGGCGCGTCCAGGTGGGCCCGTGGGGCACCCTGAGCGAAGCCGAGCGCATGCGCGAGAAGTTGAAGGGGGATTTTGCCGTCAATTTCGTGGTGGCGGATTAG
- a CDS encoding type I restriction endonuclease subunit R — protein sequence MHEVSLGATLRDYLTGQDVDHTTYEDLRQALARLLVEELGHPLGLVEPRVRVRFDVPPASANAPPSLLPPSPGAPRGVEGADRPDESAGPPVAPVAPVAPVAPAAPAANDPGDSEDSDNHDEGCRVVDLTLRDDDGSPLCIVLFCPGAPGTYARESVAAARLFPGGPAPLVAVTDTRDALLMAAVDGAVLGEGMRALPRRDALRRLAAEHPCPPLTPERAAGERRILGAYTAFLKRCCGEDVCLL from the coding sequence ATGCACGAAGTCAGCCTTGGGGCCACCCTGCGCGACTACCTGACCGGGCAGGACGTGGACCACACCACCTACGAGGATCTGCGGCAGGCGCTGGCGCGGCTGCTGGTGGAGGAACTGGGCCACCCGCTTGGACTGGTGGAGCCGCGCGTGCGGGTACGGTTCGACGTGCCGCCTGCTTCCGCGAATGCCCCGCCTTCCCTGCTGCCGCCGTCCCCCGGAGCGCCTCGGGGCGTCGAAGGTGCCGACCGCCCCGATGAATCCGCCGGACCGCCCGTTGCCCCCGTTGCCCCCGTTGCCCCCGTTGCCCCCGCTGCCCCCGCTGCCAATGACCCCGGCGATTCCGAAGATTCCGACAATCACGACGAAGGCTGCCGCGTGGTGGACCTGACCCTGCGCGACGACGACGGCTCGCCGCTGTGCATCGTGCTGTTCTGCCCGGGCGCGCCGGGCACCTACGCACGCGAAAGCGTGGCGGCGGCGCGGCTGTTTCCCGGCGGCCCCGCCCCGCTGGTGGCCGTGACCGACACGCGCGATGCGCTGCTCATGGCCGCCGTGGATGGTGCGGTGCTGGGCGAGGGCATGCGGGCGCTGCCCAGGCGCGATGCGCTGCGGCGCCTTGCGGCGGAGCATCCGTGTCCGCCCCTGACGCCGGAACGCGCGGCGGGCGAACGACGGATACTGGGGGCGTACACGGCGTTTCTGAAACGGTGCTGCGGCGAGGATGTGTGTTTGTTGTAG
- the dsrA gene encoding dissimilatory-type sulfite reductase subunit alpha, with protein MAKHATPKLDQLESGPWPSFVSDIKQEAAYRAANPKGLDYQIPVDCPEDLLGVLELSYNEGETHWKHGGIVGVFGYGGGVIGRYCDQPEQFPGVAHFHTVRVNQPAAKYYHTDYLRQLCDLWDLRGSGLTNMHGSTGDIVLLGTQTPQLEELFFELTHKMNTDLGGSGSNLRTPESCLGMSRCEYACYDTQACCYALTMEYQDELHRPAFPYKFKFKFDGCPNGCVASIARSDFSVIGTWKDDIKIDQAAVKAYVGGELKPNAGAHSGRDWGKFDIMAEVVERCPSKCISWNGSALSIKTSECVRCMHCINTMPRALRIGDERGASILVGAKAPVLDGAQMGSLLVPFVDASEPFDEIKGVVEKIWDWWMEEGKNRERLGETIKRLSFQKLLEVTEIDPVAQHVKEPRSNPYIFFKEEEVPGGWDRDITEYRKRHQR; from the coding sequence ATGGCGAAACATGCAACCCCCAAGTTGGACCAGCTCGAATCCGGGCCTTGGCCCAGCTTCGTGTCCGACATCAAGCAGGAAGCTGCTTACCGGGCTGCCAACCCCAAGGGTCTGGACTACCAGATTCCGGTGGACTGCCCCGAAGACCTGCTTGGCGTTCTCGAGCTGTCCTACAACGAGGGTGAAACCCACTGGAAGCACGGCGGCATCGTCGGCGTGTTCGGTTACGGCGGCGGCGTCATCGGCCGTTACTGTGACCAGCCCGAACAGTTCCCCGGCGTGGCGCACTTCCACACCGTGCGCGTGAACCAGCCCGCGGCGAAGTACTACCACACCGACTACCTGCGCCAGCTCTGCGACCTGTGGGACCTGCGCGGCTCCGGTCTGACCAACATGCACGGCTCCACTGGTGACATCGTGCTTCTTGGCACCCAGACCCCGCAGCTTGAAGAACTGTTCTTCGAACTGACCCACAAGATGAACACCGACCTTGGTGGCTCGGGCTCCAACCTGCGTACGCCCGAATCCTGCCTTGGCATGTCGCGCTGCGAATACGCCTGCTACGACACCCAGGCCTGCTGCTACGCGCTGACCATGGAATACCAGGACGAACTGCACCGCCCGGCGTTCCCCTACAAGTTCAAGTTCAAGTTCGACGGCTGCCCCAACGGCTGCGTCGCCTCCATCGCCCGTTCCGACTTCTCGGTCATCGGCACCTGGAAGGACGACATCAAGATCGACCAGGCCGCCGTCAAGGCCTACGTCGGTGGCGAACTGAAGCCCAACGCCGGCGCCCACTCGGGCCGCGACTGGGGCAAGTTCGACATCATGGCCGAAGTGGTGGAACGCTGCCCCTCCAAGTGCATCTCCTGGAACGGCTCCGCCCTGTCCATCAAGACCAGCGAGTGCGTGCGCTGCATGCACTGCATCAACACCATGCCCCGCGCCCTGCGCATCGGTGACGAACGCGGCGCGTCCATCCTGGTCGGCGCCAAGGCGCCCGTCCTCGACGGCGCCCAGATGGGTTCGCTGCTGGTTCCCTTCGTGGACGCCAGCGAGCCGTTCGACGAAATCAAGGGTGTCGTCGAAAAGATCTGGGACTGGTGGATGGAAGAAGGCAAGAACCGCGAGCGTCTGGGCGAGACCATCAAGCGTCTCAGCTTCCAGAAGCTGCTTGAGGTGACCGAGATCGACCCCGTGGCGCAGCACGTGAAGGAGCCCCGCTCCAACCCGTACATCTTCTTCAAGGAAGAAGAAGTGCCCGGCGGCTGGGATCGCGACATCACGGAATACCGCAAGAGACACCAGAGATAA
- a CDS encoding MarR family winged helix-turn-helix transcriptional regulator yields MSTDAPLPDVLASHRLSTLVGELSRAWRARLDQRLKPLGLSQASGVVLWALALGGALTQTQLARSIGIEGSTLVRQIDRLEADGHLRRVQNPDDRRANLLELTDSGSELANAVDAVGIAVRDELFAGLPVADLHTTMRTLHQLRMRLPD; encoded by the coding sequence ATGTCCACCGACGCACCGCTCCCCGATGTCCTCGCCTCGCACCGGCTCAGCACGCTGGTGGGTGAACTGTCGCGCGCCTGGCGCGCCCGCCTGGACCAACGCCTCAAACCGCTGGGCCTGTCGCAGGCCTCCGGGGTGGTGCTGTGGGCGCTTGCGCTGGGCGGCGCGCTTACCCAGACACAACTGGCCCGGAGCATCGGCATAGAAGGCTCCACGCTGGTGCGCCAGATCGACAGGCTGGAAGCGGATGGTCATTTGCGCCGGGTGCAGAATCCCGATGACCGGCGGGCCAATCTGCTGGAGCTGACCGATTCCGGCAGCGAACTGGCCAACGCCGTTGACGCCGTGGGCATCGCAGTGCGGGACGAACTGTTCGCGGGCCTACCCGTTGCGGACCTGCACACCACCATGCGCACCCTGCACCAGCTGCGCATGCGCCTGCCGGACTGA
- a CDS encoding SLC13 family permease, protein MPPDSPFSPPPPHPARTALTTLAALARSPRHVIALACAAVGALLALYPPAALPQEAARPVGLAVGAIGLWVTAAIPEYLTALLFFLLAVLLRAAPAATVFSGFHSATFWLVFGGMCMGAAMQHTGLGARIARGLLARTGTGYTSLVCGLVAVGVLLSFVMPSSMGRIALLIPLAVSLAGAAGHGPGSAQRTGIVLAALFGALQPAFAILPANVPNMILAGSAESLFGHTLTYGRYLLLHFPVLGLLKAVVIAVLVLRWYPARTAGQTDRLAEGMVPADRTTDADHAATAGSPTTPASPAELRLMVVLAVSVGLWATDALHHVSPAWVSLGAAVLCLWPPLGLTGKQAISRDMSLAPLLFVAGIMGLGAMVATSGAGNLLVRALLDGLPLVPGESVRNFAVLTVYAMVTGLLTTLPGIPAVLTPLATDLAAASGFSLETVLMTQIVAVSSMFLPYQSPPLVVAMQLGSISSGHMTRTCLLLAAINIVVLLPLDYLWWRWLGMF, encoded by the coding sequence ATGCCCCCCGACTCACCCTTCTCCCCCCCGCCGCCCCATCCCGCACGCACCGCCCTGACCACGCTCGCCGCGCTGGCGCGTTCGCCCCGGCACGTCATCGCACTGGCCTGCGCCGCCGTCGGTGCGCTGCTGGCCCTGTACCCTCCCGCGGCCCTGCCGCAGGAGGCCGCCCGCCCCGTGGGGCTGGCCGTGGGCGCCATAGGATTGTGGGTTACCGCCGCCATCCCCGAATACCTCACCGCCCTGCTGTTCTTCCTGCTGGCGGTGCTGCTGCGCGCGGCCCCGGCGGCCACGGTGTTCTCCGGGTTCCATTCGGCCACGTTCTGGCTGGTCTTCGGCGGAATGTGCATGGGTGCCGCCATGCAGCATACCGGTCTTGGCGCACGCATTGCGCGGGGGCTGCTGGCGCGCACGGGCACGGGCTACACCTCGCTGGTCTGCGGACTGGTGGCCGTGGGCGTGCTGCTGTCGTTCGTCATGCCCTCGTCCATGGGTCGCATCGCCCTGCTCATTCCGCTGGCGGTTTCCCTTGCCGGGGCGGCGGGCCATGGGCCGGGCAGCGCGCAGCGCACCGGCATCGTGCTGGCCGCCCTGTTCGGGGCGCTGCAACCGGCCTTCGCCATCCTGCCCGCCAACGTCCCCAACATGATCCTTGCTGGCAGCGCCGAAAGCCTGTTCGGCCACACCCTTACCTACGGGCGTTACCTGCTGCTGCACTTTCCGGTGCTGGGCCTGCTGAAGGCCGTGGTCATAGCGGTCTTGGTGCTGCGGTGGTACCCGGCGCGCACCGCCGGGCAAACGGACCGCCTTGCCGAGGGGATGGTGCCTGCGGACCGGACTACCGACGCCGATCATGCAGCAACTGCGGGCAGCCCGACGACCCCGGCCAGCCCGGCGGAACTCCGACTGATGGTGGTGCTGGCAGTGTCCGTGGGGTTGTGGGCCACCGACGCGCTGCATCACGTTTCGCCCGCGTGGGTCAGCCTGGGGGCCGCCGTGCTCTGTCTGTGGCCGCCGTTGGGCCTTACCGGCAAACAGGCCATCAGCCGGGACATGAGCCTGGCTCCGCTGCTGTTCGTGGCGGGCATCATGGGGCTGGGCGCCATGGTGGCGACATCGGGCGCAGGCAACTTGCTGGTGCGCGCCCTGCTGGACGGGCTGCCCCTGGTTCCGGGTGAATCCGTGCGCAATTTCGCCGTGCTCACGGTGTACGCCATGGTCACCGGGCTGCTCACCACCCTGCCGGGCATCCCCGCCGTGCTCACCCCGCTGGCGACCGATCTGGCCGCCGCCTCCGGCTTCAGCCTGGAGACCGTGCTGATGACCCAGATCGTGGCCGTATCGTCCATGTTCCTGCCCTACCAGTCGCCGCCGCTGGTGGTGGCCATGCAACTGGGCAGCATTTCCTCCGGCCACATGACCCGCACCTGCCTGCTGCTGGCCGCCATCAACATCGTGGTGTTGCTGCCGCTGGATTACCTGTGGTGGCGCTGGCTGGGCATGTTCTGA
- a CDS encoding integration host factor subunit alpha, producing MSGKTLTKAEIVDAIYEKTDRNRAEVKGVVESLLGIMKQAIKKDHALLISGFGKFEAYDKKARKGRNPQTDETITLPPRKVVVFRLSRKFRAELNDE from the coding sequence ATGAGCGGCAAGACCCTGACCAAGGCGGAAATCGTCGATGCCATCTACGAAAAGACCGACAGGAACCGCGCCGAAGTGAAAGGCGTTGTCGAGTCGCTTCTCGGCATCATGAAGCAGGCGATCAAGAAGGATCATGCCCTGCTGATAAGCGGATTCGGCAAGTTCGAGGCCTATGACAAGAAGGCCCGCAAGGGGCGCAACCCGCAGACCGACGAAACCATCACCCTGCCCCCGCGCAAGGTTGTGGTGTTTCGCCTGTCGCGCAAGTTCCGCGCCGAACTGAACGACGAATAG
- a CDS encoding HIT family protein, with product MSQSDCIFCRIVRGEIPCAQIYADDHVLSFLDIGPVNRGHALIVPKEHHRTVLDMPARLGEHIIAAQQRVGRAVMEATGAEGLNIFQNNFATAGQVVFHVHWHLVPRFPGDGHELWAQGQYGSIDEMQALAKAIRERME from the coding sequence ATGTCCCAGTCCGATTGTATTTTTTGCAGGATAGTGCGTGGCGAAATTCCCTGCGCGCAAATCTACGCCGACGACCACGTGCTTTCCTTTCTGGACATCGGACCCGTCAATCGGGGCCATGCGCTGATCGTTCCCAAGGAGCATCACCGCACGGTTCTCGACATGCCCGCGCGGCTCGGCGAGCACATCATCGCCGCCCAGCAGCGCGTGGGCCGTGCCGTCATGGAAGCCACCGGAGCGGAAGGGCTGAACATATTCCAAAACAACTTCGCGACGGCGGGACAGGTGGTGTTCCACGTCCATTGGCATCTGGTGCCCCGCTTTCCCGGCGACGGCCACGAACTGTGGGCGCAGGGGCAGTACGGCAGCATCGACGAGATGCAGGCGCTCGCGAAGGCCATCAGGGAACGCATGGAGTAG
- a CDS encoding cache domain-containing protein, translating into MSLLHLNRASSRVRLENRDDPELYREIFPYSKISRVEFDDIFLMPRPAEPMFITDTTFRDGQQARPPYTVKQIVHIFDMLHRLGGRSGLIQASEFFMYSEKDRKAIDACRAKGYKFPRVTGWIRANVNDLKIARDMEFEEVGLLTSVSDYHLYLKLGLDREKAMDNYLRVVEQALEWGITPRCHFEDITRADIHGFCLPFARKLMDLSKQSGQPVKIRMCDTMGYGVPYPGATLPRSVPRIVRALTDEGGVPGQWLEWHGHNDFHKVLINGATAWLYGCSGVNCTLLGFGERTGNTPLEALVIEYVSLTGDDDAADTRVINEIAEYFEKELDYRIPDNYPFVGKDFNATSAGIHVDGLAKNEEIYNIFDTRKILNRPVPIIITDKSGRAGVAYWINQYLGLPEDRHVSKKHPAVGKIYAKIMDAYEKGRNTSFSNKEMKALVRRFMPELFASEFDQIKKLAGELSAHLIIKLAQECQITGLGGEDKYPCMRDFVREYPFIQYLYLTDKEGKLLSAAITDPAYKSKYDQLPLGFDFSNRAWFIRPMQTGELHITDVYQSQFTSQLILTVSTAVTDDKDEITGVIGADIQIEQLLRQAEAIEDVVDSDSDD; encoded by the coding sequence ATGAGCCTGCTGCATCTCAACCGCGCTTCCTCCCGCGTACGGCTGGAGAACCGCGACGACCCCGAACTGTACCGCGAGATCTTTCCCTATTCCAAGATCAGCCGCGTGGAGTTCGACGACATCTTCCTGATGCCGCGCCCGGCGGAGCCGATGTTCATCACGGACACGACCTTCCGCGACGGCCAGCAGGCCCGCCCGCCCTACACGGTGAAGCAGATCGTGCACATCTTCGACATGCTGCACCGCCTTGGCGGCCGCAGCGGGCTCATCCAGGCCTCGGAGTTTTTCATGTACTCCGAGAAGGATCGCAAGGCCATCGATGCCTGCCGGGCCAAGGGGTACAAGTTCCCCCGCGTCACCGGGTGGATACGGGCCAACGTCAACGACCTGAAGATCGCGCGGGACATGGAGTTCGAGGAAGTGGGCCTGCTGACCAGCGTGTCGGACTACCACCTGTACCTCAAGCTGGGCCTGGACCGCGAAAAGGCCATGGACAACTACCTGCGCGTGGTGGAACAGGCTCTGGAATGGGGCATTACCCCGCGCTGCCACTTCGAGGACATCACCCGCGCCGACATCCACGGCTTCTGCCTGCCCTTCGCGCGCAAGCTGATGGACCTTTCGAAGCAGAGCGGCCAGCCGGTCAAGATCCGCATGTGCGACACCATGGGCTACGGCGTGCCGTACCCCGGCGCCACCCTGCCGCGCTCGGTGCCGCGCATCGTGCGCGCCCTGACCGACGAAGGCGGCGTGCCCGGCCAGTGGCTGGAATGGCACGGGCACAACGACTTCCACAAGGTGCTCATCAACGGGGCCACCGCGTGGCTGTATGGCTGTTCCGGCGTCAACTGCACCCTGCTGGGCTTTGGCGAGCGCACCGGCAACACTCCGTTGGAAGCGCTGGTGATCGAATACGTCTCGCTGACCGGCGACGATGACGCCGCAGACACCCGGGTCATCAACGAGATCGCCGAATACTTCGAGAAGGAACTGGATTACCGCATCCCCGACAACTATCCGTTCGTGGGCAAGGACTTCAACGCCACCAGCGCGGGCATCCACGTGGATGGTCTGGCCAAGAACGAGGAAATCTACAACATCTTCGACACGCGCAAGATCCTGAACCGGCCGGTGCCCATCATCATCACCGACAAGTCGGGGCGCGCGGGCGTGGCCTACTGGATCAACCAGTACCTGGGCCTGCCCGAAGACCGGCACGTGTCCAAGAAGCACCCCGCCGTGGGCAAGATCTACGCCAAGATCATGGACGCCTACGAAAAGGGCCGCAACACGTCCTTCTCCAACAAGGAAATGAAGGCCCTGGTGCGGCGCTTCATGCCCGAACTGTTCGCCTCTGAATTCGACCAGATCAAGAAGCTGGCGGGCGAACTTTCGGCGCACCTCATCATCAAGCTGGCCCAGGAATGCCAGATCACCGGCCTTGGCGGCGAGGACAAGTACCCGTGCATGCGCGACTTCGTGCGCGAGTACCCGTTCATCCAGTACCTGTACCTCACCGACAAGGAGGGCAAGCTGCTCTCCGCCGCCATTACCGACCCGGCGTACAAGTCGAAGTACGACCAGCTGCCGCTGGGCTTCGACTTCTCCAACCGCGCCTGGTTCATCCGGCCCATGCAGACCGGCGAACTGCACATCACCGACGTGTACCAGTCGCAGTTCACCAGCCAGCTCATCCTTACCGTGTCCACGGCGGTCACCGACGACAAGGACGAGATCACCGGGGTCATCGGCGCGGACATCCAGATCGAACAGTTGCTCCGCCAGGCCGAGGCCATCGAGGACGTGGTGGACAGCGATTCCGACGACTAG